Proteins encoded within one genomic window of Prosthecobacter fusiformis:
- a CDS encoding thermonuclease family protein, translating into MSRRRRRRPRSFPFSWLGLILLLALGAQGWREVQKIQNPPEPRSGPATKVFEVMYGARLKDDRNNDGDSFRILHDGKEHVLRLYFADSPEKQRDSYNEERLHEQGQYFGGLSEPRTVAVGQQAHAFAYDWLTNRPFTVYTKWQGVFGSGRHYAFVVFPDGEDLSAKLVREGLARIHTTGTTLPDGRSAARYELELKLLEEEARAARRGGWAQ; encoded by the coding sequence ATGAGCCGCCGTCGCCGCCGCCGTCCACGTTCTTTTCCCTTTTCCTGGCTGGGCCTCATTCTCTTGCTAGCGCTCGGGGCGCAAGGCTGGCGGGAGGTGCAGAAGATACAAAATCCACCGGAACCCAGGTCCGGGCCGGCCACCAAGGTCTTCGAGGTCATGTATGGTGCACGCTTGAAGGATGACCGGAATAATGACGGGGATAGCTTCCGCATCCTTCATGACGGCAAGGAACACGTCTTGCGCCTTTACTTTGCCGATAGTCCGGAGAAACAACGGGACTCCTACAATGAGGAGCGTTTGCATGAGCAGGGACAGTATTTCGGCGGGCTCAGTGAGCCGCGCACGGTGGCTGTGGGGCAGCAGGCGCATGCCTTTGCGTATGACTGGCTGACCAACCGGCCATTTACGGTTTATACCAAATGGCAGGGGGTCTTTGGCAGCGGTCGTCACTATGCCTTCGTGGTCTTTCCAGATGGGGAAGACCTTTCCGCCAAGCTGGTGCGTGAGGGACTGGCCCGCATCCATACCACCGGCACGACCTTGCCGGATGGTCGCTCAGCCGCGCGCTATGAGCTGGAGTTGAAGCTCTTGGAAGAAGAAGCCCGCGCCGCCCGCCGGGGTGGCTGGGCGCAATGA
- a CDS encoding HAD family hydrolase, with protein sequence MPPIRAILFDFDGLIVDTESVGYQTWHELYAKHGHDLPVEIYAQAIGTEFNDLYDPRRDLDALMGKALLWEELEEGRRVRETELRTSLVTLPGVIDRLEEARALGLPCAVASSSPLSWVGGWIEQLGLRPYFHHLTTLDDTGKVKPDPSLFLHAADRMGVEPEHILVFEDSLNGLRAAKAAEMRCIVVPGPMTRHLNFEGALRRVGSLAEVSLQELVEK encoded by the coding sequence ATGCCTCCCATTCGCGCCATCCTTTTTGACTTCGACGGACTGATCGTGGACACAGAAAGTGTCGGCTACCAGACATGGCATGAACTCTATGCAAAGCATGGCCATGATCTGCCGGTGGAAATTTATGCCCAAGCGATCGGCACAGAATTCAATGATCTCTATGACCCGCGCCGGGATCTGGATGCGCTGATGGGGAAAGCCCTGCTATGGGAAGAACTGGAAGAGGGCCGAAGGGTGCGGGAGACGGAGCTTCGCACCTCCCTAGTCACCCTGCCGGGCGTGATTGACCGACTGGAAGAAGCCCGTGCGCTGGGTCTGCCTTGCGCAGTGGCGAGCAGCAGCCCTCTGTCATGGGTCGGTGGGTGGATCGAGCAGCTTGGACTGCGCCCCTATTTCCATCACCTGACCACCTTGGATGATACGGGCAAGGTTAAGCCTGACCCCAGCCTGTTTCTGCATGCTGCGGACCGGATGGGAGTGGAGCCGGAGCACATCCTCGTTTTTGAAGACTCCCTCAACGGACTGCGGGCGGCCAAGGCGGCGGAGATGCGCTGCATCGTCGTCCCAGGCCCCATGACACGGCATCTGAATTTTGAAGGAGCCTTGCGCCGGGTGGGATCCCTGGCCGAGGTGTCCCTTCAGGAGCTTGTGGAAAAATGA
- a CDS encoding type II secretion system protein yields MNTAHPANPSQPGFSLIEMLMTMAVLGIMVSIALPWYGKQTDDFRQARDQKNAQSICTLCQAIDAAGINLVEETTTSLEIARKLSAGITIKKGTLKGRTFRVSGLGEEELEGAANYMSIEEGQVFYKGNLQSEDGETPQNSQG; encoded by the coding sequence ATGAATACTGCACATCCAGCTAACCCTTCTCAACCTGGCTTCAGCTTGATCGAAATGCTGATGACCATGGCGGTCCTGGGCATCATGGTGAGTATTGCCTTGCCGTGGTATGGGAAACAAACCGACGACTTCCGTCAGGCTCGTGACCAAAAGAATGCCCAGAGTATTTGCACGCTCTGCCAGGCAATCGATGCGGCGGGGATAAACTTGGTGGAAGAAACCACGACCAGCCTGGAAATCGCCCGTAAACTGTCCGCAGGCATCACCATCAAAAAAGGCACCCTCAAAGGCCGCACCTTCCGTGTTTCCGGCTTGGGGGAGGAAGAACTGGAAGGAGCCGCCAATTACATGAGCATCGAAGAGGGTCAGGTCTTCTATAAAGGTAACCTGCAAAGCGAGGATGGAGAAACCCCTCAAAACAGCCAGGGCTGA
- a CDS encoding sensor histidine kinase has protein sequence MQFVFPTTLQLGHEHSDGFHQELLRGLTHKLNNLLAVIQGFSSLILMTDDLDPGVAENMQHIREASVGVSALSERIRSAGGCAKLTLQPLSLNEYLGVVEAALLEPFTKNGIQLEADVQQGLPPVQVDPTKFKDILIELLKNAAEAASKAGGRAMLKIAGPGVITPAEQRRVDILVSNTGSHIPQEKLAEVFRPFHGSKNSNHLGLGLTIAAMLSHQMNLQIGIASENNTTTLWLSCPAA, from the coding sequence ATGCAATTTGTTTTTCCTACCACTCTTCAGCTCGGCCATGAACACAGCGATGGGTTTCACCAGGAACTGCTGCGTGGGCTGACCCATAAGCTGAACAATCTGCTGGCTGTGATCCAAGGTTTTAGCAGTTTGATTCTCATGACGGACGATCTGGATCCGGGCGTGGCTGAGAATATGCAGCATATCCGCGAGGCTTCCGTGGGCGTCTCCGCCTTGAGCGAGCGTATACGCTCCGCTGGCGGTTGTGCCAAGCTGACCCTCCAACCACTGAGCCTGAATGAATACCTGGGTGTCGTCGAAGCAGCCCTGCTGGAGCCATTCACCAAAAACGGTATTCAATTGGAGGCGGATGTGCAGCAGGGACTGCCCCCTGTGCAGGTGGATCCGACCAAGTTTAAAGACATCCTGATTGAACTGCTGAAAAACGCGGCCGAAGCCGCCAGCAAGGCAGGTGGACGCGCCATGCTGAAAATCGCAGGTCCTGGTGTCATCACTCCGGCGGAGCAACGTCGGGTGGACATCCTGGTGAGCAATACCGGATCACACATCCCCCAGGAAAAGCTGGCTGAAGTTTTCCGCCCTTTCCACGGCTCTAAAAACAGCAACCACCTGGGCCTGGGACTCACCATTGCCGCCATGCTGTCGCATCAGATGAATCTCCAGATCGGCATCGCCTCCGAGAATAATACGACGACTCTCTGGCTGAGCTGCCCCGCCGCGTGA
- the bioF gene encoding 8-amino-7-oxononanoate synthase — MSWEIQSQLDQLRKDGLWRQLRVMDSPQSPVLEHEGKSYLNFSSNDYLGLAPSSELKAALLEGVALFGAGSGASRLVCGSMRPHADLEEALADFKSTEAALTFSSGFAVPLGTLPALLGPGDTVILDKLSHACLVDAARLSGATMRIFPHNHLDKLERLLQTAQGRVLIITESIFSMDGDAAPLREIVELKERYGAWLMVDEAHAIGVLGPQGRGLAAALGLQGRIELQMGTLSKAFGLSGGYLAASRSVVDLLINRARSFIYTTAPPPGVAHAALKALEMIRGEDGERRRRTLRRYVEQVAPQQAASQQSAIIPIILGNESVAMDASAALREAGIMVPAIRYPTVARGSARLRVTLSAAHLPTQVETLIQQLTVLNLAQRAEAACH; from the coding sequence GTGAGCTGGGAGATCCAGTCCCAACTGGATCAGCTCCGGAAAGACGGGCTGTGGCGGCAATTGCGGGTGATGGATTCACCCCAAAGTCCCGTGTTGGAGCATGAGGGGAAATCCTATCTCAATTTTTCTTCCAATGACTACTTGGGCCTGGCTCCATCATCGGAGTTAAAGGCCGCCCTGCTGGAGGGAGTTGCCCTTTTCGGCGCAGGCTCCGGTGCCTCACGTTTAGTGTGCGGCAGCATGCGGCCGCATGCGGACCTGGAGGAGGCATTGGCAGACTTTAAAAGTACAGAGGCGGCGCTTACTTTTTCCAGCGGCTTTGCTGTGCCGCTGGGTACTTTACCTGCGCTGCTGGGACCAGGGGATACGGTCATTTTGGACAAGCTCAGCCATGCCTGTTTGGTGGATGCGGCCCGGCTCAGCGGAGCGACGATGCGCATCTTTCCGCACAATCATCTGGATAAATTGGAGCGGCTTTTGCAAACGGCCCAGGGGCGTGTGCTCATCATCACGGAATCCATTTTCAGTATGGATGGGGATGCGGCTCCGCTGCGGGAAATCGTGGAGTTGAAGGAGCGCTACGGTGCCTGGTTGATGGTGGATGAGGCGCATGCCATTGGCGTTTTGGGGCCGCAGGGCAGGGGGCTGGCGGCGGCATTGGGATTGCAGGGGCGCATCGAGCTACAGATGGGAACGCTGAGCAAGGCCTTCGGTCTCAGTGGCGGATACCTGGCAGCCTCACGCTCGGTGGTCGATCTGCTGATCAACCGTGCACGCAGTTTCATCTATACGACGGCACCGCCGCCGGGTGTGGCGCATGCGGCCTTGAAGGCGCTGGAGATGATCCGTGGTGAAGACGGAGAACGCAGGCGGAGGACACTGCGGCGGTATGTGGAGCAGGTCGCGCCCCAGCAGGCCGCTTCTCAACAAAGCGCCATCATCCCCATCATCCTGGGAAATGAATCCGTGGCCATGGATGCCAGTGCGGCACTACGAGAGGCAGGAATCATGGTGCCTGCCATTCGTTATCCCACCGTGGCACGTGGCAGTGCACGGCTACGGGTCACCCTGTCAGCAGCCCACCTGCCGACGCAGGTGGAGACCCTTATTCAACAGCTTACGGTGTTGAACCTGGCTCAGCGCGCAGAAGCTGCTTGCCATTGA
- a CDS encoding amidohydrolase family protein, translated as MKRRRFIQTAALGALLPGRGSTQETTALRVIDTHTHFYDPSRPGGVPWPKKDTPLYRTVLPADWQVLANPLGIHETVVVEASPLVEDNQWILDLAAREKCIVGFVGNLDPNDSQFVSNLKRFAANPLFRGIRWRGDLVRLDEHHDQVCAAARLLAELGLELDVNGPPTSLPHVARLAEEVPDLRIVINHLGGAGDPQNLKPEWKENIRLVAKQPRVFMKVSGMPEQVRAEEGQAPRDTEYYLPVLEHLWECFGPDRLIYGSNWPVSDRGAAYETVFKLVSEYFQGKGQEAAQKYFWRNAKAAYQWVDRA; from the coding sequence ATGAAACGCCGTCGTTTTATACAAACAGCCGCCTTGGGAGCCCTGCTGCCAGGAAGGGGAAGCACCCAGGAAACCACAGCCCTGCGCGTGATCGATACCCATACCCACTTTTATGATCCCTCCCGTCCAGGAGGTGTGCCCTGGCCTAAAAAGGACACTCCCCTGTATCGCACGGTGTTGCCTGCTGACTGGCAGGTTTTGGCAAATCCGCTCGGCATTCATGAAACCGTAGTCGTGGAGGCCAGCCCTTTGGTGGAGGATAATCAGTGGATACTAGATCTGGCTGCGAGGGAGAAGTGCATCGTGGGTTTTGTGGGTAATCTGGATCCGAATGATTCCCAATTTGTGTCCAATCTGAAGCGTTTTGCTGCCAACCCCCTGTTTCGGGGTATCCGCTGGAGGGGAGATCTAGTGCGGCTGGATGAGCATCACGATCAGGTTTGTGCGGCTGCCCGGCTTTTGGCGGAGCTGGGATTGGAACTGGATGTGAATGGTCCGCCCACGAGCCTCCCCCATGTAGCGAGACTGGCTGAAGAGGTGCCTGATTTACGAATCGTCATCAATCATTTGGGCGGTGCAGGAGATCCGCAGAATCTAAAACCAGAATGGAAGGAGAACATCCGACTGGTGGCCAAGCAGCCCCGTGTATTCATGAAAGTATCCGGCATGCCGGAGCAGGTGCGTGCGGAGGAAGGCCAGGCTCCCCGGGATACAGAATACTACCTGCCCGTGCTGGAACACCTTTGGGAATGTTTTGGCCCTGACCGGCTTATTTATGGCAGTAACTGGCCTGTCTCAGACCGTGGTGCAGCCTATGAGACCGTGTTTAAACTCGTGTCTGAATACTTCCAAGGCAAAGGCCAGGAGGCAGCGCAGAAGTACTTTTGGCGGAATGCCAAAGCTGCTTACCAATGGGTGGACAGAGCCTGA
- a CDS encoding ABC transporter permease — MVNRASLFLALRYLRPKRSFVSVITTISILGVAVGVLMMVVVRAVMLGVEVDFRDTLMGAEPHVLVAKDNAAENAPPWQEALKLAKAQAGTLSAAPYAGGILYMARDDYQTGTQVLGLSKEDGQANLAKLTPHLMDGSLDLLEGTIVISDYHAQQLGVRLGDEISVYASQNVNLAVRQYGEANEEDSPEKKKAIRDQIKLNPQPLRISGVLRAETGGYNGYVSMQTGQKLFQLGQEVTGIAIEIRDPQSAKDFTRTLEPRLPGWKYTLWTDAGESRLAAMQNEQIMMQFVLSIIALVAAFSVMNTTITVTTQKRREIGVLAALGSQPGQIVSVFLLQAVVVGVIGTGLGLIGSLLVLWLRNDIRQLLTMATGGQVHAVEGVFLSTIPAYIQPMDVALTCLISVALCIVAGFLPAWFATRMEPAEALRD, encoded by the coding sequence ATGGTGAACCGCGCCTCTCTCTTTTTAGCACTCCGTTATCTGCGTCCGAAGCGCTCCTTTGTATCGGTGATCACGACGATCTCCATCCTAGGAGTGGCGGTAGGTGTACTCATGATGGTCGTTGTCCGCGCCGTCATGCTCGGGGTGGAAGTGGACTTCCGGGATACCCTCATGGGGGCGGAGCCGCATGTGCTGGTGGCAAAAGACAACGCTGCCGAAAACGCCCCCCCGTGGCAGGAGGCGCTGAAGCTCGCCAAAGCACAGGCAGGCACCCTTTCCGCAGCACCCTATGCAGGCGGTATTCTTTACATGGCCCGTGATGATTACCAGACGGGTACCCAGGTCCTGGGACTTTCCAAGGAAGACGGGCAGGCCAATCTGGCCAAGCTCACCCCTCATCTCATGGACGGCAGCCTGGATCTGCTGGAAGGCACCATCGTTATTTCCGATTACCATGCCCAGCAGCTCGGTGTCCGTTTGGGGGATGAGATCAGCGTCTATGCCTCGCAGAATGTGAATCTGGCCGTGCGCCAATACGGGGAAGCGAATGAAGAGGATTCCCCGGAAAAAAAGAAAGCCATCCGGGATCAGATCAAACTGAATCCCCAACCCCTGCGCATCTCCGGAGTCCTGCGTGCGGAGACGGGCGGTTACAACGGCTACGTCTCCATGCAGACAGGGCAAAAGCTCTTCCAGTTAGGTCAGGAAGTCACCGGCATCGCCATCGAAATCCGCGATCCTCAGAGTGCTAAAGATTTCACCCGCACCTTGGAACCGCGCCTTCCCGGCTGGAAATATACACTCTGGACCGATGCTGGGGAATCCCGGCTGGCCGCCATGCAGAATGAGCAGATCATGATGCAGTTCGTGCTCTCCATCATCGCCCTTGTCGCCGCTTTTTCCGTGATGAATACCACCATCACCGTCACGACCCAAAAGCGCCGCGAAATCGGTGTCCTGGCCGCGCTCGGCAGCCAGCCAGGGCAGATCGTCAGCGTGTTCTTGCTCCAGGCCGTCGTCGTTGGGGTCATCGGCACGGGTCTAGGCCTCATCGGCAGCCTGCTTGTCCTGTGGTTGCGCAATGACATCCGCCAGCTTCTCACGATGGCCACCGGAGGCCAAGTACATGCTGTGGAGGGTGTCTTTCTCTCCACCATTCCTGCGTATATCCAGCCCATGGACGTGGCCCTGACCTGTCTTATCTCCGTCGCCCTTTGCATCGTCGCCGGCTTTCTCCCGGCCTGGTTCGCCACCCGCATGGAACCTGCCGAAGCTTTGAGAGACTGA
- the lexA gene encoding transcriptional repressor LexA encodes MFDLNTKLTDRQRELLEYLRQYQRENGVMPSTRDIQRHFGFSSQTAAMSHLRALEKKGVIQRHPNKARAVVFPEDLERAEIMDIPLYGMIPAGYASPQEQQADGSIAVDVHTLGLSRNTKAFALKVRGESMIGANICDGDMVILETKEPRPRDIVAALIDGETTLKRFLIKDGRPYLQAENPDFPDLIPANELIIQGVMQALIRQVGRD; translated from the coding sequence ATGTTCGATCTCAACACCAAGCTCACCGACCGCCAGCGCGAGCTGCTGGAGTATCTGCGTCAGTATCAGCGGGAAAATGGTGTCATGCCTAGTACGCGTGACATTCAGCGGCACTTTGGTTTTTCAAGTCAGACGGCTGCCATGAGCCACCTCCGGGCTTTGGAAAAAAAAGGCGTCATCCAGCGTCACCCGAACAAGGCCCGCGCCGTCGTCTTTCCTGAAGATCTGGAGCGAGCGGAGATCATGGACATCCCACTTTACGGCATGATCCCGGCCGGATATGCCAGTCCGCAGGAGCAGCAGGCGGATGGCTCCATCGCCGTGGATGTGCATACACTAGGCCTGAGCCGCAACACCAAGGCCTTTGCTCTCAAAGTGCGTGGCGAGTCCATGATCGGAGCCAACATCTGTGACGGGGACATGGTCATCCTGGAAACCAAGGAACCCCGGCCGCGTGACATCGTGGCAGCGCTCATTGATGGAGAAACGACCCTGAAGCGTTTCCTCATCAAAGACGGCAGGCCCTATCTCCAGGCGGAAAATCCTGACTTCCCAGATTTAATTCCTGCCAATGAGCTGATCATCCAGGGCGTCATGCAGGCGCTGATCCGGCAGGTCGGCAGGGACTGA
- a CDS encoding ABC transporter permease, whose product MFSNAPFFLALRYLRPKRSLVSIISLISVLGVMLGVGVLVVVMSIFKGWQVEFKQLILGFEPHIILTQDARYTGELPEGAPEPERSNWRDVLKQMKQRPGVVSATPMAEGMIAARNGASDPEGAELFGLRDEPENGLLKKLGQHLLEGELNLKNDNIVLTDKLADKLGVRVGDVLSILASETIRQMIGEMRTAEETTDPKEAEAVRDEIVVLPRDLTVVAILRADTAGDRCYAPLFVAQELFNLEDDVTGIEVEITDPDQAETFAQQLFDDSSLPMDWNIRTWSNTHGAKLQSVENQQSLMYFLLFFIMLVAAICVMNTTITVTVQKRREIGILTALGSRALQIVTIFLVQAGVVAICGIILGIIGGMLVLHFRNDLRDLMSEITGRDFFPQEMYFLSEIPSHIQFVDLAFICGLAIILCLLAALIPAWFAARVDPAVALRD is encoded by the coding sequence ATGTTTTCCAACGCTCCTTTCTTCCTTGCCCTGCGCTACCTGCGACCCAAGCGGTCCCTGGTTTCCATCATCTCCCTCATCTCGGTCCTGGGGGTCATGCTGGGTGTCGGCGTGCTCGTCGTCGTCATGTCCATCTTCAAAGGCTGGCAAGTCGAGTTCAAACAGCTCATCCTCGGGTTTGAACCCCACATCATCCTGACTCAGGATGCCCGCTATACTGGCGAACTACCTGAAGGTGCTCCTGAGCCTGAACGCTCCAACTGGCGTGATGTGCTCAAACAGATGAAACAGCGCCCGGGGGTCGTCTCCGCCACACCCATGGCTGAAGGCATGATCGCTGCCCGTAACGGCGCTTCGGACCCCGAAGGCGCAGAACTTTTTGGCCTCCGCGATGAACCTGAAAATGGCCTTCTCAAAAAGCTCGGTCAGCACCTTTTAGAAGGAGAGCTTAACCTCAAGAACGACAACATCGTGCTCACCGACAAACTCGCTGATAAACTCGGCGTCAGAGTCGGTGATGTCCTCTCCATTCTCGCCTCCGAAACCATCCGCCAAATGATTGGCGAAATGCGGACAGCTGAGGAAACCACCGACCCGAAAGAAGCCGAAGCGGTGCGGGACGAGATCGTCGTCCTGCCGCGTGATCTGACAGTCGTGGCCATTCTCCGCGCGGATACGGCGGGAGATCGCTGCTACGCGCCCCTCTTTGTCGCCCAGGAGCTCTTCAATCTCGAAGACGATGTCACAGGCATTGAAGTGGAAATTACAGATCCTGACCAAGCCGAGACCTTCGCCCAGCAGCTTTTCGACGACTCCAGTCTGCCCATGGATTGGAACATCCGTACCTGGAGCAACACCCACGGGGCTAAGCTCCAGTCCGTGGAAAATCAGCAGTCCCTCATGTACTTTCTGCTGTTTTTCATCATGCTCGTGGCCGCCATTTGTGTGATGAACACCACCATCACCGTCACCGTACAAAAGCGACGGGAGATTGGCATTTTGACCGCGCTTGGCAGCCGTGCACTTCAGATCGTAACCATCTTCCTCGTCCAGGCAGGGGTCGTTGCCATTTGCGGCATCATCCTTGGCATTATCGGCGGCATGCTCGTGCTCCATTTCCGCAATGACCTGCGCGACTTGATGTCCGAGATAACCGGGCGGGACTTCTTCCCCCAGGAAATGTATTTCCTCAGTGAAATTCCTTCCCATATCCAGTTCGTAGATCTGGCCTTTATTTGTGGTCTGGCCATCATCCTCTGCCTGCTCGCTGCCCTGATTCCGGCGTGGTTCGCGGCACGTGTGGACCCTGCCGTGGCGCTGCGGGACTGA
- a CDS encoding DUF2851 family protein — MNLPLAARYTRFRESVYMGLEEITLPGYSQPMSELDLQSLWFGGSFGSQFTSVDGKAVRIVDFGIWNSSAGPDFTGCTVEVGGQKLRGDIELDPDARDWERHAHGANQDYTKVVLHLFMDAPLERFFTRNCEHREIVQVQLNPASLPDQAKPNLGLAAARLGRCHAPLREMETERVQSLLESAAQHRLEKKSLRLHRCVAAHGREQAVYQALAQALGYRNNQQPFNILAQRLPVKRLQKLPPAERESLLFGVSGFLESVRYEDTLPETRAYLRELWESWWKQRDASQRWLLPQQALRWKLAAIRPGNHPQRRLGALAAMLKQWPQVSAPLLDAGRWSQEGWRETLLSLKHDFWSTHYTLLAEGAAKPLALIGETRVQEMLANVAYPLLMPERTRLWAEYLELPALLDNQKVRRAVQRLFGDSPQGTEFQKKLHHHQGLLQIYEDFCLQDDSACADCPFPERLKDWS; from the coding sequence TTGAACCTGCCTCTCGCGGCGCGTTACACACGCTTTCGCGAGTCCGTGTATATGGGGCTGGAGGAGATCACCCTTCCTGGATACAGCCAGCCGATGAGCGAGCTGGATTTGCAGAGCCTTTGGTTCGGCGGCTCATTTGGCAGCCAGTTCACCAGTGTGGATGGGAAAGCCGTCCGTATCGTTGACTTCGGAATCTGGAACTCCAGCGCCGGACCTGACTTTACAGGCTGCACCGTGGAAGTGGGAGGACAGAAACTGCGCGGGGATATCGAACTGGACCCGGATGCACGCGACTGGGAGCGCCATGCGCATGGAGCCAATCAGGACTATACGAAGGTCGTGCTGCACCTGTTTATGGATGCCCCGCTGGAGCGCTTTTTTACCCGTAACTGCGAGCATCGCGAAATCGTGCAGGTCCAGTTGAATCCGGCGTCTTTGCCGGATCAGGCCAAACCCAACCTTGGCCTAGCGGCAGCTCGGTTAGGCCGTTGCCATGCGCCCCTGCGTGAGATGGAAACAGAGCGCGTGCAGTCCCTGCTGGAATCCGCCGCCCAACACCGGCTGGAGAAAAAAAGCCTGCGCCTGCATCGCTGTGTGGCGGCGCATGGACGCGAGCAGGCTGTTTATCAAGCTCTGGCCCAGGCGCTGGGCTACAGGAACAACCAGCAGCCATTCAATATCCTGGCGCAGCGCCTGCCGGTGAAGCGGTTGCAAAAGCTGCCTCCGGCTGAGCGTGAATCCTTACTCTTCGGCGTCAGCGGTTTTCTGGAAAGCGTGCGTTACGAAGACACCCTGCCAGAGACACGCGCCTACCTGCGCGAGCTGTGGGAAAGCTGGTGGAAACAAAGGGATGCCTCCCAACGCTGGTTGCTGCCCCAGCAGGCTCTGCGCTGGAAGCTCGCCGCCATCCGTCCGGGCAATCACCCACAACGCAGGCTGGGTGCCCTGGCCGCGATGCTGAAGCAATGGCCCCAGGTGTCTGCACCGCTGCTGGATGCAGGCCGTTGGTCCCAGGAAGGCTGGAGAGAGACCCTGCTTTCCTTAAAGCACGACTTCTGGTCCACCCATTACACCTTATTGGCAGAGGGGGCTGCCAAGCCGCTGGCACTCATCGGTGAAACGCGCGTGCAGGAAATGCTGGCCAATGTCGCCTACCCTTTACTCATGCCTGAGCGCACACGTCTATGGGCAGAGTATCTGGAGCTGCCTGCTCTCCTGGATAACCAAAAGGTGCGCAGGGCAGTTCAACGGTTATTTGGTGACAGCCCGCAGGGTACTGAGTTCCAAAAGAAACTGCATCACCATCAGGGGCTGCTGCAAATCTACGAGGACTTCTGCCTGCAAGATGATTCAGCCTGCGCCGACTGCCCGTTTCCAGAGCGCCTCAAAGACTGGTCTTGA
- a CDS encoding tetratricopeptide repeat protein, with protein sequence MAQEPVAPAPSPAPPTPAAAAPAPAPAVTSAPAPAPSIPTANLVPPGTIGGLPDHTTVLAQKAATAFGEQKWEEARAAYEEMLKLDENNALAWANLGAVEQQAGKTAVALECFEKAVQINPKLAQSWSALGLIYSSEGDTYRAISCFTRAIHEEPTDARAHNYLAIAAKNLGWIDAAQNELQRAIELNPQYGIANFNLALLYLDQKPPAIELAKRHYEKAVSLGVEKDEIVERRLKE encoded by the coding sequence ATGGCCCAGGAACCAGTGGCTCCTGCCCCATCTCCTGCGCCCCCGACACCGGCTGCCGCTGCACCGGCCCCTGCTCCCGCAGTCACTTCTGCTCCCGCACCAGCTCCTTCGATTCCGACTGCCAATCTAGTGCCCCCAGGGACCATCGGCGGTCTGCCGGACCATACCACGGTGCTGGCTCAGAAAGCAGCGACTGCCTTTGGCGAGCAGAAATGGGAAGAAGCCCGTGCGGCTTATGAGGAAATGCTGAAACTCGATGAAAATAATGCGCTGGCCTGGGCCAATCTGGGCGCTGTGGAGCAGCAGGCGGGGAAGACGGCCGTGGCCCTGGAGTGCTTTGAAAAAGCTGTTCAGATCAACCCCAAGCTGGCCCAGTCCTGGAGCGCCCTCGGGCTTATCTATTCATCGGAAGGGGATACTTACCGCGCCATTTCCTGCTTCACACGTGCCATCCATGAGGAGCCGACCGATGCGCGCGCACACAATTATCTGGCCATTGCAGCGAAGAACTTGGGCTGGATCGATGCCGCTCAAAATGAACTGCAACGCGCCATCGAATTGAACCCTCAGTATGGCATTGCCAACTTCAATCTGGCTCTCCTGTACCTGGACCAGAAACCACCAGCTATCGAGCTGGCGAAGCGTCACTATGAAAAGGCCGTGTCACTGGGGGTGGAAAAGGACGAGATCGTGGAGCGGAGGCTGAAGGAGTGA